In one Sphingomonas hankookensis genomic region, the following are encoded:
- a CDS encoding LolA family protein: MIWRRPIRPLALAFALAAPVALHAQAPQNDLASVQRHLAATQTMTADFSQTDRNGRVLTGKLTLKKPGKIRFQYEKGVPILLVSDGKSLYFLDYQVGQKQRWPIGNSPLGILLNPERDASKFAKVVPSNDPRIVSVEAYDPKRPEYGRITMIFARQPSAPAGLMLQGWVALDAQANRTTVRLTNQQFNLPVADNAFRFNEPRRVRR, encoded by the coding sequence ATGATCTGGAGACGCCCCATTCGCCCGCTCGCGCTCGCGTTCGCCCTTGCCGCCCCCGTTGCCCTGCATGCGCAGGCACCGCAGAACGACCTTGCCTCGGTCCAGCGGCATCTGGCGGCGACGCAGACGATGACCGCGGATTTTTCGCAGACCGACCGCAACGGCCGGGTGCTGACCGGCAAGCTGACGCTGAAGAAGCCGGGCAAGATCCGCTTCCAATATGAGAAGGGCGTGCCGATCCTGCTCGTGTCGGATGGCAAGTCGCTCTACTTCCTCGATTATCAGGTCGGGCAGAAGCAGCGCTGGCCGATCGGCAACTCGCCGCTCGGCATCCTGCTGAACCCCGAACGCGATGCGTCGAAATTCGCGAAGGTCGTGCCGTCGAACGATCCGCGAATCGTCAGCGTCGAGGCCTATGATCCGAAACGCCCCGAATATGGCCGGATCACGATGATCTTCGCGCGACAGCCATCCGCGCCCGCCGGGCTGATGCTGCAGGGCTGGGTCGCGCTCGACGCGCAGGCGAATCGGACCACGGTGCGGCTGACGAATCAGCAGTTCAACTTGCCGGTCGCGGACAATGCCTTCCGCTTCAACGAACCGCGCCGCGTGCGCCGCTAA
- the glpX gene encoding class II fructose-bisphosphatase, with product MQPVSNTLDRVLVLEMVRVTEAAAIAASTLVGRGDEKAADAAAVEAMRAALNELYMDGTVVIGEGERDEAPMLFIGEKVGLGKGPEIDIALDPLEGTTICATAGPNSLAVLAIAEKGGLLNAPDVYMDKIACGPGYPAGIIDLDKSPTENVKAVAKAKGVDPHDIIVCVLNRPRHEAMIAELRAVGCGVMLIGDGDVAGVIATSDPDTTIDLYMGQGGAPEGVLAAAALRCTGGQFKGRLVFRNDDERARAAKWGVTDLDKQYDLTELARGDCIFAATGVTDGSLLAGVKRMPGKMTTESVVMRASSGTVRWVKGEHRL from the coding sequence ATGCAGCCTGTCAGCAACACCCTCGATCGCGTGCTCGTCCTCGAAATGGTGCGCGTCACCGAAGCGGCGGCGATCGCCGCGTCGACGCTGGTCGGGCGGGGCGACGAAAAGGCGGCCGACGCCGCCGCGGTCGAAGCGATGCGCGCCGCGCTGAACGAACTTTACATGGACGGCACCGTCGTCATCGGCGAGGGCGAGCGCGACGAGGCACCGATGCTGTTCATCGGCGAGAAGGTGGGCCTGGGCAAAGGCCCGGAGATCGACATCGCACTCGATCCGCTGGAGGGCACCACGATCTGCGCCACCGCCGGCCCGAACAGCCTGGCCGTGCTGGCGATCGCCGAAAAGGGCGGCCTGCTCAACGCCCCCGACGTCTATATGGACAAGATCGCCTGCGGTCCGGGCTATCCCGCCGGGATCATCGACCTCGACAAGTCGCCGACCGAAAATGTGAAGGCGGTGGCGAAGGCCAAGGGCGTCGATCCGCACGACATCATCGTCTGCGTCCTCAACCGTCCGCGCCACGAAGCGATGATCGCCGAACTGCGCGCGGTCGGCTGCGGCGTGATGCTGATCGGCGACGGCGACGTGGCCGGCGTGATCGCGACCAGCGACCCCGACACCACCATCGACCTCTATATGGGCCAGGGCGGCGCGCCGGAGGGCGTGCTGGCCGCCGCCGCGCTGCGCTGCACCGGCGGGCAGTTCAAGGGGCGGCTGGTGTTCCGCAACGACGACGAACGCGCCCGCGCGGCGAAGTGGGGCGTGACCGACCTCGACAAGCAGTACGACCTGACCGAACTGGCGCGCGGCGACTGCATTTTTGCCGCGACCGGCGTGACCGACGGGTCGCTGCTCGCCGGCGTCAAGCGGATGCCGGGCAAGATGACGACCGAGAGCGTCGTGATGCGCGCCAGCTCGGGCACGGTGCGCTGGGTGAAGGGCGAACACCGGCTGTAA
- a CDS encoding YciE/YciF ferroxidase family protein, producing MGLFSKDIATLDDLFVHQLQDVYYAENQILKALPKMAAKATDPELKAGFERHLAETEGQIRRLEQIFQLHGATKKAVSCPAIDGIIKEANEVAGEIGDKKVLDAALIASAQAVEHYEITRYGTLIAWARQLGREDIAALLAETLAEERATDEKLTTMAEHKVNAQAELAEA from the coding sequence ATGGGATTGTTTTCCAAGGATATTGCGACGCTCGACGATCTGTTCGTCCATCAGCTGCAGGATGTCTATTATGCCGAGAACCAGATTCTGAAGGCATTGCCCAAGATGGCGGCCAAGGCGACCGACCCCGAATTGAAGGCCGGGTTCGAACGCCATCTGGCCGAAACCGAAGGGCAGATCCGCCGGCTGGAGCAGATATTCCAGCTGCACGGCGCGACCAAGAAGGCGGTCAGCTGCCCCGCCATCGACGGCATCATCAAGGAAGCGAACGAGGTTGCCGGTGAAATCGGCGACAAGAAGGTGCTGGACGCCGCGCTGATCGCCTCGGCACAGGCGGTCGAGCATTATGAGATCACCCGCTACGGCACGCTGATCGCCTGGGCTCGGCAGCTGGGCCGCGAGGATATCGCCGCGCTGCTCGCCGAAACGCTGGCCGAGGAACGTGCCACCGACGAGAAGCTGACGACCATGGCCGAGCACAAGGTCAATGCGCAGGCCGAACTGGCCGAGGCATGA
- the hisN gene encoding histidinol-phosphatase gives MPVTAADLTLAAQLADAAGAAIRPRFRSNYGLEIKDDASPVTLADREAEAAMRAIIERERPSDGIQGEEYGVSEGTSGRVWVLDPIDGTRSFIAGRPIFGTLIALVEDGWPVLGVIDQPIIGERWVGAVGRGTTFNGQPARTRRCRDLADALLATTSPALFDDGQLHGFEHVEAKVRSTVLGGDCYSYGTLASGHIDLVVEAGLKLHDFAALVPVVEGAGGTMSDWSGDPLHAGSIGEVIALGDAARLEDVVDLLGCRGH, from the coding sequence ATGCCCGTCACCGCCGCCGACCTGACCCTTGCCGCCCAGCTGGCCGACGCCGCCGGCGCCGCGATCCGCCCGCGATTCCGCAGCAATTACGGGCTGGAGATCAAGGACGATGCCTCGCCGGTGACGCTGGCCGATCGCGAAGCGGAGGCGGCGATGCGTGCGATCATCGAGCGCGAACGCCCCTCGGACGGCATCCAGGGCGAGGAATATGGCGTGTCGGAGGGGACCAGCGGGCGCGTATGGGTGCTCGACCCGATCGACGGCACGCGATCGTTCATCGCCGGGCGGCCAATCTTCGGCACGCTGATCGCGCTGGTCGAGGACGGCTGGCCGGTACTGGGCGTGATCGATCAGCCGATCATCGGCGAACGCTGGGTCGGCGCGGTCGGGCGCGGCACGACCTTCAACGGGCAACCGGCCCGAACCCGTCGCTGTCGCGATCTTGCGGATGCGCTGCTGGCGACCACCAGCCCGGCGCTGTTCGACGACGGGCAGCTCCACGGGTTCGAACATGTCGAGGCCAAGGTCCGATCGACCGTGCTCGGCGGCGATTGCTATTCCTATGGCACGCTGGCGTCCGGCCATATCGACCTGGTGGTGGAGGCGGGGCTGAAGCTGCACGACTTCGCCGCGCTGGTGCCGGTCGTCGAGGGCGCGGGCGGCACGATGAGCGACTGGTCGGGCGATCCGCTCCATGCCGGCAGCATCGGTGAGGTCATTGCACTGGGCGACGCCGCGCGGCTGGAGGATGTCGTCGACCTGCTCGGCTGTCGCGGCCACTGA
- a CDS encoding phospholipase A has product MIALTLLAAAAQPQLRIVAEPPASVAAAEGGVTVFVLNEGASEADATPAPMEVVTADQVPLRIVPVDTAPARVAPGGFRAIRYRIAPVAVAATSAPASPKGETVVATASGQASGLLARFEPHQPIYGAFGLGSDGAKLQLSLAFRPFDGAGALDGVRLAWTQTMFWAIDRSSGPFRSTNYSPEVYYQRQIDDRIVAAAGYAHDSNGRDAGSIDVNRIFASASYVLPLGDDWRVEATPRAWTYVGTGYRDLDRYWGNWSLGGAIGQVDGLRIAATLRNPLGSRRAGELFLSFPVGRTGLYVFGQAFAGYGEAIDDYALRSSSARLGVAFTR; this is encoded by the coding sequence ATGATCGCTCTCACCCTGCTCGCCGCCGCCGCCCAGCCGCAACTGCGCATCGTCGCCGAACCGCCCGCCTCGGTCGCGGCGGCGGAAGGCGGCGTGACGGTGTTCGTCCTGAACGAAGGGGCGAGCGAGGCAGACGCCACGCCGGCGCCGATGGAGGTCGTCACCGCCGATCAGGTGCCGCTCAGGATCGTGCCGGTCGACACCGCCCCCGCCCGGGTCGCGCCGGGCGGCTTCCGCGCGATCCGCTACCGCATTGCCCCGGTGGCGGTCGCGGCGACTTCGGCACCGGCCTCGCCAAAGGGCGAAACGGTGGTCGCGACCGCGAGCGGTCAGGCGTCGGGCCTGCTCGCCCGGTTCGAACCGCACCAACCGATCTATGGTGCGTTCGGGCTGGGGTCGGACGGCGCCAAGCTGCAACTGAGCCTCGCCTTCCGCCCGTTCGACGGTGCCGGCGCGCTGGACGGGGTGCGGCTGGCGTGGACGCAGACGATGTTCTGGGCCATCGACCGGTCGTCGGGGCCGTTCCGATCGACCAACTACAGCCCCGAAGTCTATTATCAGCGGCAGATCGACGACCGGATCGTCGCCGCGGCGGGCTATGCGCATGATTCGAACGGGCGCGATGCCGGGTCGATCGACGTGAACCGGATCTTCGCTTCGGCCAGCTATGTCCTGCCGCTGGGCGACGACTGGCGGGTCGAGGCGACGCCCAGGGCATGGACCTATGTCGGCACCGGCTATCGCGATCTCGACCGTTATTGGGGCAACTGGTCGCTGGGTGGCGCGATCGGACAGGTCGACGGGCTGCGCATCGCCGCCACGCTGCGCAATCCGCTGGGCAGCCGCCGCGCGGGCGAGCTGTTCCTGTCCTTTCCCGTCGGGCGCACCGGTCTGTACGTTTTCGGACAGGCCTTTGCCGGTTATGGCGAGGCGATCGACGATTACGCCCTGCGCTCGTCCAGCGCGCGGCTGGGAGTCGCCTTCACCCGCTGA
- a CDS encoding peroxiredoxin: MRLALFAAALTLPFAAPLSAALAPGARAPDFTTKAAIAGKAFTLNLRSQLRKGPVVLYFFPAAFTGGCNAEAKAFADAVDDFKAAGATVIGMSADDIGKLQEFSKAHCAGRFAVASAGPRVIQGFDVALNRPAGADGKPRTMTTRTSYVIDRDGKIAFVHSDMNPADHVRSTLEAVRALGRRG; encoded by the coding sequence ATGCGTCTCGCCCTGTTCGCCGCTGCCCTGACCCTGCCGTTCGCTGCCCCGCTGTCCGCCGCGCTGGCGCCCGGTGCTCGCGCGCCCGACTTCACGACCAAGGCCGCGATCGCCGGCAAGGCGTTCACGCTCAACCTGCGCTCGCAGCTGCGTAAAGGTCCGGTGGTGCTCTATTTCTTCCCGGCGGCGTTCACCGGCGGCTGCAATGCGGAGGCAAAGGCGTTCGCCGACGCGGTCGACGATTTCAAGGCGGCCGGCGCGACCGTCATCGGCATGTCGGCCGACGATATCGGCAAGCTGCAGGAATTTTCGAAGGCCCATTGCGCCGGCCGGTTCGCTGTCGCGAGCGCGGGGCCGCGCGTGATCCAGGGATTCGACGTGGCCCTCAACCGCCCGGCGGGTGCCGATGGCAAGCCGCGCACCATGACCACGCGCACCAGCTATGTCATTGACCGCGATGGCAAGATCGCCTTCGTCCATTCCGACATGAACCCGGCCGATCATGTCCGCTCGACTTTGGAGGCGGTGCGCGCGTTGGGCAGGCGCGGCTGA
- a CDS encoding GGDEF domain-containing protein, giving the protein MYLEKIGDGGASAGHGLIHAVLAFLEDQRLDPTPLNYSFAYRVVSEPAGALALEVARRTDGGIRLTGGEVEQLGNAIDGAADVAAGRPNAPPVTPTAPATPEPDIAAAEALVTETLRQVAGFATMVSEIRSETQDFGRDLAASADALQRSTPIASTDAAVAELARITAAMRARVEIAEARLEQATREASDLREQLAAAHDDARRDPLTDLPNRRAFEEAVEAAQHGPVHIAMCDVDHFKAINDQHGHPVGDRVLRAIGTTLARECPGHLVARYGGEEFAVLITGIGTGAARALLEKARIAVGKRRYRLRESDTLVNGITLSAGLVTMTPGERLLSAIERVDALLYEAKRHGRNQSVGENG; this is encoded by the coding sequence GTGTATCTGGAAAAAATCGGCGACGGTGGGGCATCGGCCGGACACGGTCTGATCCATGCCGTCCTCGCTTTTCTGGAGGACCAGCGGCTCGATCCCACGCCGCTCAACTACAGCTTCGCCTACCGCGTCGTCAGCGAACCGGCGGGCGCGCTGGCGCTGGAGGTTGCGCGGCGGACCGATGGCGGCATCCGCCTGACCGGCGGCGAGGTCGAACAGTTGGGCAATGCGATCGACGGGGCGGCGGATGTCGCCGCCGGGCGACCCAATGCTCCGCCCGTGACGCCGACCGCTCCCGCGACCCCCGAACCGGACATCGCCGCCGCCGAAGCTTTGGTCACCGAAACGCTGCGCCAGGTCGCGGGCTTTGCGACGATGGTGTCGGAAATCCGCAGCGAAACGCAGGATTTCGGCCGCGACCTGGCCGCCAGCGCCGATGCGTTGCAACGCTCGACCCCCATCGCCAGCACCGATGCCGCCGTTGCCGAACTGGCACGGATCACCGCCGCGATGCGCGCGCGGGTCGAGATTGCCGAGGCGCGGCTGGAACAGGCGACGCGCGAGGCGAGCGACCTGCGCGAACAACTGGCCGCCGCGCATGACGATGCGCGCCGCGACCCGCTGACCGACCTGCCCAATCGCCGCGCCTTCGAGGAAGCGGTCGAGGCTGCCCAGCATGGGCCGGTCCATATCGCGATGTGCGATGTCGATCATTTCAAGGCGATCAACGACCAGCACGGCCATCCGGTCGGCGACCGCGTGTTGCGCGCCATCGGGACGACGCTGGCGCGCGAATGCCCCGGCCATCTGGTCGCGCGCTATGGCGGGGAGGAATTTGCCGTGCTGATCACCGGCATCGGCACCGGCGCGGCCCGGGCGCTCCTGGAAAAGGCGCGGATCGCGGTCGGCAAGCGCCGCTATCGCCTGCGCGAGAGCGATACGCTGGTCAACGGCATCACCCTGTCGGCCGGATTGGTCACGATGACGCCGGGCGAAAGGCTGTTGTCGGCGATCGAGCGGGTCGATGCCCTCTTGTACGAGGCGAAGCGCCATGGCCGCAACCAATCGGTTGGCGAAAATGGCTGA
- a CDS encoding NAD(P)/FAD-dependent oxidoreductase produces the protein MLRITELKLPLNHPEEALAAAIRERLRITPRDLVRYTIARRAHDARDKDDIQLVYSVDVTVRNEGQVLNRTKRDRNVATTPDTGYRFVTKMPADYAGPRPIVVGAGPCGLFAGLILAQMGFRPIILERGKVVRQRTQDTWGLWRRSELNPESNVQFGEGGAGTFSDGKLWSQIKDPRHLGRKVLTEFVKAGAPEEILTEAHPHIGTFRLVTMVESMRATVEELGGEYRFSHRVDDIELEERPDGTRRLTGLKLSTGETLAADGPVVLALGHSARDTFHMLHDRGVFLEPKPFSIGVRIEHPQSWIDQARFGACAGHPDLGAAAYTLSHHCANQRTVYSFCMCPGGTVVAATSEPGRVATNGMSQYSRNERNANSGIVVGIDPARDYPGHPLAGIAFQRQLEERAYAAGGGDYRAPAQLIGDFLAGRPSTALRSVLPSYRPGVTLTDLSECLPEFAITAMREALVAFGRTIPGYDHPDAVMTGVETRTSSPVRITRGEDFQSINTANLFPAGEGAGYAGGILSAAVDGIKVAEAVARAMIAKG, from the coding sequence ATGCTGCGCATCACCGAATTGAAACTACCGCTCAACCATCCCGAAGAGGCACTGGCCGCCGCGATCCGGGAGCGGTTGCGCATTACGCCGCGCGACCTCGTTCGCTACACCATTGCGCGCCGGGCGCATGATGCGCGCGACAAGGATGATATCCAGCTCGTCTATTCGGTCGACGTGACGGTCAGGAACGAAGGCCAGGTGCTCAACCGCACCAAGCGCGACCGCAATGTCGCCACGACGCCCGATACCGGCTATCGTTTCGTGACCAAGATGCCCGCCGATTATGCCGGGCCGCGCCCGATCGTCGTCGGCGCGGGGCCGTGCGGATTGTTCGCCGGGCTGATCCTGGCGCAGATGGGGTTCCGCCCGATCATCCTCGAACGCGGCAAGGTTGTGCGCCAGCGGACGCAGGATACCTGGGGCCTGTGGCGGCGGAGCGAGCTGAACCCCGAATCGAACGTGCAGTTCGGCGAGGGCGGCGCCGGCACCTTTTCCGACGGCAAATTGTGGAGCCAGATCAAGGACCCGCGCCATCTGGGCCGCAAGGTGCTGACCGAATTCGTGAAGGCCGGCGCGCCGGAGGAAATCCTGACCGAGGCGCATCCGCATATCGGCACCTTCCGCCTCGTCACCATGGTCGAATCGATGCGCGCGACCGTCGAGGAACTGGGCGGGGAATATCGCTTCTCGCACCGGGTCGACGATATCGAACTGGAGGAACGCCCGGACGGCACCCGACGGCTGACGGGGCTGAAGCTGTCGACCGGCGAGACGCTGGCGGCGGACGGTCCGGTGGTGCTGGCGCTGGGGCACAGCGCGCGCGACACGTTCCACATGCTGCACGATCGCGGGGTCTTCCTCGAACCCAAGCCGTTTTCGATCGGCGTACGTATCGAGCATCCGCAAAGCTGGATCGACCAGGCCCGCTTCGGGGCGTGCGCCGGCCATCCCGACCTGGGCGCGGCGGCCTATACGCTGTCGCACCATTGCGCCAACCAGCGCACCGTCTACAGCTTCTGCATGTGTCCGGGCGGCACGGTGGTGGCGGCGACGTCCGAACCGGGCCGGGTCGCGACCAACGGCATGAGCCAATATTCGCGCAACGAACGCAACGCCAATTCCGGCATCGTCGTCGGCATCGATCCGGCGCGCGACTATCCGGGGCACCCGCTGGCGGGAATCGCGTTCCAGCGGCAGCTGGAGGAACGCGCCTATGCCGCGGGCGGCGGCGATTATCGTGCGCCGGCGCAGCTGATCGGTGATTTTTTGGCCGGGCGGCCATCGACCGCGCTGCGCAGCGTGCTGCCCTCCTACCGGCCTGGGGTGACACTGACCGACCTGTCCGAATGCCTGCCCGAATTCGCGATCACCGCGATGCGCGAGGCACTGGTCGCGTTCGGGCGGACGATTCCGGGCTACGACCATCCCGATGCGGTTATGACCGGGGTCGAAACCCGCACCTCGTCCCCGGTGCGGATCACGCGGGGGGAGGATTTCCAGAGCATCAACACCGCCAACCTGTTTCCGGCGGGCGAAGGCGCCGGCTATGCCGGCGGCATCCTGTCGGCGGCGGTGGACGGGATCAAGGTCGCCGAAGCGGTCGCCCGCGCCATGATCGCCAAAGGCTGA
- a CDS encoding DUF3772 domain-containing protein, translating to MIGTLLRCLLSLLLAAASVPALAQTVAAPDYGSMLDRAADELGRVDGALDTRLERSDRDELRARAQAVRASTLDTAQQLTGDMARIEARLAQLGPASSGEDPAIRDERAALTRQRTTIDSATKRAKLLSVEAQQLIDEIQEGQAAELNQKLFGRGASPLTPAFWSAILRSMPRDLHRIERFVAAEVATIRAAPWAQAWPALLGFAIAILLLGPARLAAARVGQRLLIEGAPGRRVRRSANALGRILVGTLAPLLAAAALLTGARWAGLVASRWDPMLDQWLVAIGFAAFSSAVLGATLMRRSPSWRIAPVSDAVATRFRPYSFVLAGLAGCVIALDAADTAIGTSPAIRIATHSLLALAHILLIAGSLFTLGRMRAEANAAEEGAADAPAHTGLAAMQLFAWSIAGVALLALAAGYVGFSLFVGQMAAWTLVLGAAVYLVLAATDDVATSVFERGSRLGAALTRGLGLRGGTVDQFGVLLSGVLRVLIAVVAVALWLLPFGGSGVSDALTRLGDLARGVQIGGVTISPGAILRSIVVLAIGLALVRGFMRWLEGRYLPATDLDGSGRNSVSLVARYVGIALAVIWALASLGIGVERIALLLSALSVGIGFGLQAITQNFVSGLILLAERPIKIGDLIRVGTDEGDVKRISVRSTEITLADHSTLIVPNSELITKSVLNKTLASPLGRIQIQFSVPINADAAAVQQLVLDAFAREEAVLDDPAPSAFIDAIVNDRIAFNCFAHVESPRAAYRARSNILLELLTRFRAEGIEMGTVPQRLELVTMPGDPVPPLPVDPAGGTARA from the coding sequence ATGATCGGAACGTTGCTCCGCTGCCTCCTGTCGCTGCTGCTGGCGGCGGCGAGTGTGCCCGCGCTGGCCCAGACCGTGGCCGCCCCCGACTATGGCAGCATGCTCGACCGTGCGGCCGACGAACTGGGCCGGGTCGACGGCGCGCTCGATACCCGGTTGGAACGCAGCGACCGCGACGAATTGCGCGCCCGGGCACAGGCGGTGCGGGCGAGCACGCTCGACACCGCGCAACAGCTGACCGGCGACATGGCACGGATCGAGGCGCGGCTGGCGCAGCTGGGTCCGGCATCGTCGGGCGAGGACCCTGCGATCCGCGACGAGCGTGCGGCACTCACCCGACAACGCACGACGATCGATTCGGCGACGAAGCGCGCGAAACTGCTGTCGGTGGAGGCGCAGCAGCTGATCGACGAGATTCAGGAAGGGCAGGCGGCGGAGCTGAACCAGAAGCTGTTCGGGCGCGGTGCATCGCCGCTGACGCCGGCATTCTGGAGCGCGATCCTGCGGTCGATGCCGCGCGACCTGCACCGGATCGAACGCTTCGTCGCGGCCGAGGTCGCGACGATCCGCGCCGCGCCCTGGGCACAGGCTTGGCCGGCGCTGCTGGGTTTCGCCATCGCGATCCTGTTGCTGGGCCCTGCGCGGCTGGCGGCGGCACGGGTCGGGCAGCGCCTGCTGATCGAGGGTGCACCGGGGCGGCGGGTGCGGCGGTCGGCCAATGCGCTCGGCCGTATCCTCGTCGGCACGCTCGCGCCGCTGCTGGCCGCCGCCGCGCTGCTGACCGGTGCGCGCTGGGCGGGGCTGGTCGCGTCGCGCTGGGACCCGATGCTCGATCAATGGCTGGTGGCGATCGGCTTTGCGGCCTTTTCCAGCGCGGTGCTGGGCGCGACGTTGATGCGGCGCAGCCCCAGCTGGCGGATCGCGCCGGTCAGCGATGCGGTGGCGACGCGGTTCCGGCCCTATTCCTTCGTGCTGGCGGGGTTGGCCGGCTGTGTGATCGCGCTCGATGCCGCGGACACCGCGATCGGCACCAGTCCGGCGATCCGCATAGCGACCCATTCGCTGCTGGCGCTGGCGCATATCCTGCTGATCGCCGGCAGCCTGTTCACGCTGGGCCGGATGCGGGCCGAGGCGAACGCGGCGGAGGAGGGCGCCGCCGACGCCCCGGCGCATACCGGGCTGGCGGCGATGCAGCTGTTCGCGTGGAGCATCGCCGGGGTGGCGTTGCTGGCGCTGGCGGCGGGCTATGTCGGGTTCAGCCTGTTCGTGGGGCAGATGGCGGCATGGACGCTGGTGCTGGGCGCGGCGGTCTATCTGGTGCTCGCCGCGACCGACGATGTCGCGACATCGGTGTTCGAACGGGGCAGCCGGCTGGGCGCCGCGCTGACCCGGGGCCTCGGCCTGCGCGGCGGGACGGTCGACCAGTTCGGGGTGCTGCTCTCGGGCGTGCTGCGGGTGTTGATCGCGGTCGTCGCCGTCGCCCTGTGGCTGTTGCCGTTCGGCGGCAGCGGCGTGTCCGACGCGCTGACCCGGCTGGGCGACCTTGCGCGCGGGGTGCAGATCGGCGGTGTCACCATCTCGCCCGGTGCGATCCTGCGCAGCATCGTCGTGCTGGCGATCGGGCTGGCGCTGGTGCGCGGCTTCATGCGCTGGCTGGAGGGGCGCTACCTGCCCGCCACCGACCTGGATGGCAGCGGGCGCAATTCGGTCAGCCTCGTCGCGCGCTATGTCGGTATCGCGCTGGCCGTGATCTGGGCGCTGGCGTCGCTGGGCATCGGGGTGGAGCGGATCGCGCTGCTGCTCTCCGCGCTGTCGGTCGGCATCGGGTTCGGGTTGCAGGCGATTACCCAGAATTTCGTCTCCGGGCTGATCCTGCTCGCAGAACGCCCGATCAAGATCGGCGACCTGATCCGGGTCGGCACCGACGAGGGCGATGTGAAGCGGATCAGCGTGCGATCGACCGAGATCACGCTCGCCGATCATTCGACGCTGATCGTGCCCAATTCCGAACTCATCACCAAATCGGTGCTGAACAAGACGCTGGCCAGCCCCTTGGGGCGCATCCAGATCCAGTTCTCGGTTCCGATCAACGCCGATGCGGCGGCGGTGCAGCAGCTGGTGCTGGATGCGTTTGCACGCGAAGAGGCGGTGCTGGACGACCCCGCGCCCAGTGCGTTCATCGACGCGATCGTCAACGATCGCATCGCGTTCAACTGTTTCGCGCATGTCGAATCGCCGCGCGCCGCCTACCGCGCGCGCAGCAACATCCTGCTCGAACTGCTCACCCGTTTCCGGGCGGAGGGGATCGAGATGGGCACGGTGCCGCAGCGCCTGGAACTGGTGACGATGCCCGGCGACCCGGTTCCCCCCTTGCCAGTCGATCCCGCCGGCGGCACGGCACGCGCATGA
- a CDS encoding dienelactone hydrolase family protein produces MILLSDEFADLPCATGGVMRTHVFRPVGEGRFPGVVLYSEIYQVTAPIRRLAAFIAGHGYVVAVPEVYHEYEAPGTVLAYDQPGTDRGNDLKFTKPVAGFDADATLVIDWLTQHPACSGRIGVAGVCLGGHLAYRAALDSRVLAAACFYPTDIHSGTLGEGRSDDSLSRIGEIGAEMLFVWGRQDPHVPYAGRQAIRDALEAAGTRYEWHEVNAQHAFLRDEGPRYDPALFVSTTGWMLALFARVLGGRV; encoded by the coding sequence ATGATCCTGCTCAGCGACGAATTTGCCGACCTGCCCTGCGCGACAGGCGGCGTGATGCGTACCCATGTCTTTCGTCCGGTGGGCGAGGGGCGGTTTCCCGGCGTAGTGCTCTATTCCGAAATCTATCAGGTGACCGCACCGATCCGCCGGCTGGCGGCGTTCATCGCGGGGCACGGCTATGTCGTCGCGGTGCCGGAAGTGTATCACGAATATGAAGCGCCCGGCACGGTGCTGGCCTATGACCAGCCGGGCACCGATCGCGGCAACGACCTGAAATTCACCAAGCCGGTCGCAGGGTTCGACGCCGATGCGACGCTGGTGATCGACTGGTTGACGCAGCATCCCGCCTGCTCGGGACGGATCGGCGTCGCGGGCGTGTGCCTTGGCGGGCACCTGGCCTATCGCGCCGCGCTCGATTCGAGGGTGCTGGCGGCGGCCTGTTTCTACCCGACCGATATCCATTCGGGGACGCTGGGCGAAGGGCGCTCAGACGACAGCCTTTCGCGGATCGGTGAGATCGGCGCGGAGATGCTGTTCGTGTGGGGGCGGCAGGACCCGCATGTGCCCTATGCCGGAAGGCAGGCGATCCGCGACGCGCTGGAGGCGGCGGGGACGCGGTACGAATGGCATGAGGTGAATGCACAGCATGCCTTCCTGCGCGACGAGGGGCCGCGCTATGATCCGGCGCTGTTCGTGAGCACGACGGGGTGGATGCTGGCATTGTTCGCGCGGGTGCTGGGCGGGCGGGTTTGA
- a CDS encoding CoA-binding protein, translating into MLDDDGIRTLLTEARTIALVGASDRPDRASYGVMAYLQQRGYRVIPVNPQITGEHLHGEFVFRDLDQIGESIDIVDIFRNSAAAGEAVDAAIAAGAKAVWMQLGVVNAEAAARAEAAGLQVVMDRCPKIEIPRLGIGKVG; encoded by the coding sequence ATGCTCGACGACGATGGCATCCGCACCCTGCTCACCGAGGCGCGGACCATCGCGCTGGTCGGTGCGTCGGACCGGCCCGACCGGGCATCCTATGGCGTGATGGCCTATCTCCAGCAGCGCGGCTACCGCGTGATCCCGGTCAATCCGCAGATCACCGGCGAGCATCTGCACGGCGAGTTCGTGTTCCGCGACCTCGACCAGATCGGCGAGTCGATCGACATCGTCGACATCTTCCGCAATTCGGCCGCCGCGGGTGAGGCAGTCGACGCGGCGATCGCGGCGGGCGCGAAGGCGGTGTGGATGCAACTGGGGGTGGTCAATGCGGAAGCCGCTGCGCGGGCGGAAGCTGCGGGGTTGCAGGTGGTGATGGATCGTTGCCCGAAGATCGAGATTCCGCGGTTGGGGATCGGGAAGGTCGGGTAG